One stretch of Lysobacter sp. TY2-98 DNA includes these proteins:
- a CDS encoding AI-2E family transporter, with protein sequence MDTDESTLRRIVREDLLETLVSLGLILVLVYLCGRVFMPFASLLTLGMILAIALFPMFDWLAQRVFRGKRGLIATLLVLVTLVLVGVPLLMLAGAVATQLGGFHDALEAGTLGLEPPNPKVAEWPIVGERIYAGWSAAANDLPAFLAKNKQLVLKAAGKAVSIAAGGAGAALLFLAAIAVAGVMMCFAETLRRGSERILIRLTDPLHGPRLLTLIVATVRSVATGVVGVAFIQALLLGVGFILAGIPGAGVLALLVMFLGILQLPALLISLPVVGYLWWMGEGSTVIKVVFTVYFIVAGMADNVLKPLLLGRGVEAPMLIILIGALGGMATAGITGLFLGAVLLAVFYRIFQDWVDSGETRPAAGPPPASAISTDTTTA encoded by the coding sequence ATGGACACCGACGAATCGACGCTGCGCAGGATCGTTCGCGAGGATCTGCTGGAAACGCTGGTCAGCCTCGGGCTGATCCTCGTTCTCGTGTACCTGTGCGGGCGTGTGTTCATGCCGTTCGCGAGCCTGCTGACGCTGGGAATGATCCTCGCGATCGCGCTGTTTCCGATGTTCGACTGGCTGGCGCAGCGCGTCTTCCGTGGCAAGCGCGGCTTGATCGCCACGTTGCTGGTGCTGGTGACGCTGGTGCTGGTCGGCGTTCCGCTGCTGATGCTCGCCGGTGCGGTCGCGACTCAGCTGGGCGGCTTCCACGACGCGCTCGAGGCCGGCACGCTGGGCCTGGAACCCCCGAACCCGAAGGTCGCCGAGTGGCCGATCGTCGGTGAGCGGATCTATGCGGGGTGGAGCGCGGCGGCCAACGATCTTCCGGCGTTCCTTGCGAAGAACAAGCAGCTCGTACTCAAGGCGGCCGGCAAGGCAGTCTCGATCGCCGCCGGCGGTGCCGGCGCGGCGCTGCTGTTCCTGGCGGCGATCGCCGTGGCAGGCGTGATGATGTGCTTCGCGGAAACCCTGAGGCGCGGATCGGAACGCATCCTCATCCGCCTGACCGATCCGCTGCACGGGCCGCGTCTGCTCACGCTCATCGTCGCGACCGTGCGCTCCGTCGCCACGGGGGTCGTCGGCGTCGCCTTCATCCAGGCGCTGCTGCTCGGCGTCGGCTTCATCCTCGCCGGCATTCCGGGCGCGGGCGTGCTCGCGCTTCTGGTGATGTTCCTCGGCATCCTGCAGCTGCCGGCGCTGCTGATCTCGCTGCCCGTCGTCGGCTACCTGTGGTGGATGGGCGAGGGTTCGACCGTCATCAAGGTGGTCTTCACGGTCTATTTCATCGTGGCCGGCATGGCGGACAACGTGCTGAAGCCGCTGCTGCTCGGCCGCGGCGTCGAGGCACCGATGCTGATCATCCTGATCGGTGCGCTCGGCGGCATGGCCACCGCCGGCATCACGGGACTATTCCTCGGCGCGGTGCTGCTGGCGGTGTTCTACCGGATCTTCCAGGACTGGGTGGACAGCGGCGAGACCCGACCTGCCGCGGGGCCGCCGCCTGCATCCGCGATCTCCACCGACACCACCACTGCCTGA